A stretch of DNA from Williamwhitmania sp.:
AAGATTCTTGTCCCTACCGCTGGAGACCTCTTACCTGGAAGTACAATGGCCAGGAGTACATCAACGAGCGCGCAACCGCCACACAGCAAACAGGCTGGACTTACGTTGCTCAAATGCGCAATTGGTTACCACGCGAAATTGGTGGAATTCTATGGTTTGGCGTTGATGATGCCAACTCCAACGTTTTCTGCCCCATGTATTGCTCCATGACTCGCGTGCCAGAATCGTATGCTGTGGGCAATGGAAATATGATGACCTATAGCCCAACTTCAGCCTTTTGGGTTTTCAACCGCGTATCGAATTTTGCCTACCTTCGCTACGACTACATAATTAAAGATATCAAAAAAGTTCAAAGTGAACTTGAAAGCAAATATCTTGCTTATACCGATGCTGTGGATGCTGGTGCCAAAGTTTTGTACGATAAGGACCCCAAACTTGCTATTCAATACCTTACCGACTATAGCGTTGAAACAGGAAATGCCACTGTTAAGCGATGGACAGAACTCAGCAACTTCCTTCTGGTAAAATACATGGATGGCAATATTAAGAAGGTAAAGGATGGAAAATTCCTAGACAATGGCACAGGAGAAAGCATGATGCCCGATCAACCTGATATGCCCGATTGGTGGAAGAAAAAAATAGTTGAAGATACCGGTGACAAGCTTAAAGCCATTGGTGAATAACACTAGCATTTAGATGGCAGAGCTAACTCTCTGCCATTTTTGTTGCCATCTACTCAATTATTTGGCGCTGAGCATTTCGTTGTTTTAGAAAAAAACGTA
This window harbors:
- a CDS encoding C69 family dipeptidase, yielding MVNADKGALWVAIRIPDGYISGHANQARIRQFPLEDLKTSISSNNLDKINEPGISCVYAADVISYAKEHKYYTGEDKDFSFSDTYNPVNFEGARFCEIRVWSMFKEVDPDMMQYVDYVKGANLSHRMPLYIKPNRKISVHDVMTFMRDHLEGTEFDMTKDIGAGQDSCPYRWRPLTWKYNGQEYINERATATQQTGWTYVAQMRNWLPREIGGILWFGVDDANSNVFCPMYCSMTRVPESYAVGNGNMMTYSPTSAFWVFNRVSNFAYLRYDYIIKDIKKVQSELESKYLAYTDAVDAGAKVLYDKDPKLAIQYLTDYSVETGNATVKRWTELSNFLLVKYMDGNIKKVKDGKFLDNGTGESMMPDQPDMPDWWKKKIVEDTGDKLKAIGE